A single window of Oreochromis aureus strain Israel breed Guangdong linkage group 7, ZZ_aureus, whole genome shotgun sequence DNA harbors:
- the cplane1 gene encoding ciliogenesis and planar polarity effector 1 isoform X3, protein MELKLEVVLSSSIKRKKPWPRFCWLGQEKESVFLLDDKRISEINMVSGRTKKRTPKLHPLLNNVVTMASSQNGMWLCGLLVSGEVFLWNRDKDLLKTAAGVPEVVQIITSFQGNSTRLSLQVSCDGTRVLLVAITGQVFLWECIDVKDLTGLRDGPVKGHWALIKSLEDTILPSSQDKEASQHTIFVKTEVMGDSCLSAFVFTSGEKLVITCLKIEWKEGHVKSGSVGYRIQWATKTYPMSRLTPPCQPVKSRGALVPAFSPDGRMLAIVLNQRKPKATQVLFVSMQNFVSISSGLGGCGSKKMEIPSKYIRSYWVGNVSWSPGGLFFACVLKRGSLLMLPRLGGLLTLTSSGCNVDFGPAHFLPLHPLVTYRPPMSTKNGEASLSSSSLSVRDVMRQRYSVTWHPRLLYLIVSDGYMATVMRVLDRPSPALLLKTLLKDTRKDLEKTSRMLDESQSHVKAWLDSVSCLNLDLSLDVFSPTSTCRPKTTGSFISAATNGSTLPQFLLDQQTLGVTKELLENIQAVFEDDSDLDGLPAGSHVEDGGRLEFASMFDTIHALETHTDTAFVTGQDYETDSVEMERETLLHRELGKIQSRLLTAWAFGISLGNAVEHRAPLLRRTLHFVVRFAALLHLVPNSVIHTGRMNTSPFTCLSQLIKTLFSFLSWDTVHSDGPNCLGLMVEFTKQIICLILNPHPDSKHMSQCLVSSESLSRVMLILQLISDSLDHTYCLQQESDWPSIEKESASHPPQLSPSDIYHVPQLQDEKEEKSIFVPQAQPVPQRPSSRLLGVWQLVYRVTQQYKEELKRFKGCDGWDEEDQHLSVIMSQIQTALQDIGERLEEGPALLSYPGEHLFLCGLYPQSADVWRLQICQESEKSCDRSVFQQTRLCLALLYSLLSQYQLKEAQQLGDHMSQLILYRARQEKDSVTSKTSSLNSLPCPWLPMDLHSDAAFAVVQTLGRFMASYFTNQLLFILPPHNVVVLPPLHLPHAPSVERVVSLCQEEVARAVRQQHLSEVWTVDYAQDLLLIGGLLPESVWLAYHLGDWKTAVSLSLAYTSYCTNHFDFTRLRRRELHLPAVLEPESIFQAELESFLGNKTASQDCIDKDADKSLSDPLEGEDWDLLQISIQEILKASVIAGLNVLSSPLSTLLDKAKDLCSSLPTLVPIGLYLPSPPLYCPQPSPNTQDQIGTEGQFAEITCRHKVSMDLQRLVLLLRSGRCCRPAAQWYISSLRRARHLLHKIKKKYSYRSAAEEEKAFPDGLMKFITRSSFFRRGPNNDGHLDSDSIQTIIVFRELCALCWMLHVRDQLSICCRRYQAAREHVTDEKFSGDSEVNSACVDALLWACRLLPFSRFLSADEILQDILLSLMSELPPVSLVADTLVKAFPEEKESVRVPLREKYNSLLERLRQCNVLDGEKEEGNELMVILIQDKHRQRRKHLARLERHLAPPVLNLWEKEEAEEDDREHGMSMLGQLSLGTSLSTSTITDCGFPSVRSDGDTADDTSGAVSPEQYSRAMTRVKRKEKERENEKKTAVKIESVIQEESHQGSAKEIKEPSPPVVGTWEFELEDEEYLSFLELFLSYVLEKDSTDGGDSSIELPLFKAYCSELRKKELHSLTFDVLTTIHRRQRDGLNPARKHPGHDPPVFRAGYCYRPVKRGTTPELQTSSVWNEIPITRSNLSVSSHPGLRIGGQKGLFGLRQQSSVPLDQRVMGGLSGSESRPNQSALTTAQPSDNIFSPSVSVEAVTELQQGLDTKLESKFPELGRLLVWMVRWADKRVLMGHHGRVKKDKGGKVGRTADEGVVIRVKASAPAILTSLSLLERRYKAQLGMDCFSAHFRVPEMEWRVAPVLQSEVESKLERESSVDTGYPGSANTPVTGLDHILQQGELSIGSHIDEPEELTSHQSPPPAVQNQLTFDAPHRPSSPIQPSLDDLDVTPEKDCKHSDSEGLDVLSSGPSGKSCTPDTSLKLADLDCSEKADDMSSSTSVHAGSVQEPPHPEPPAPSIIQSEATVQAETTDSAGMPPPKPSVAPSNFHPQSSTASGATAYSPNSNQPSTTHIPPMRESLGEDLLRLVQHINYMSLREVLGVTFANLQLAQQSACLTHPDMNSSDPNVPSSSTTRFIPEPSALPNQATVSVPHPVQAYSGSKNTQFIHTHTRRPPDQPAKQQTQTKALLSSTTSVNFQEMQPLSVQADSADVQLFESRKLIPSSEGLLATTDTVHSTPVLQPYNGSNQNDSVPQVLGLKLPQQNAPQCYPAQNPQALHTLNPATSKFDQKKLHSDQTTLKKADGSSVPKRQLNFNPPHNPTPRNSQNQIWPSEQSRGQEFSLLPHAFPAHTPAAMQGLRLLHLQSVSQSNIKFPRLPSSPRHPPLIAAPIREAPAIKLLHINSEPKMKLPLATASTHVTRLFSMEDLTNLVKRNPNAEEARLQLLRVDPSAETTRRDPTSSTSISSKRLKRREGKARKTEVTFRPNDSIIPTHEPAGLPVSEEPAAAKEIIPEQDIPILPEPFDSSLTGQRLLDRVMSTSAELHAFASTCKRPPECHDASTNTDAGYTPKLVDKAVSVQAGSPKSQNSGDFRACTEVTIQNTKEPRQEEEKVLEMGSRQFISVLDLEERRHHKDLPFIHPPSPTSAQLHVLATSVIRSDDVSADPQASVTIPEHLLKPTTQPDIPEESPSVSHIEPSRVFERNTPNNSETVDLSDSEILQAIKTQSSEPPRVSSSSPIVWFSSCLSELDSKLAALQNIADHLEKDFSNSRVLVNTIEKHKPEKAPFVKTTTAVKKAVRLTVPKKAWAPDVDILPELSESQEDDENQEEEFVFDSSPERTPSFHYSTSPHGHRAGLSHLNSPPRMEAQLNETFMISHASPDESLGQTELSDTAEILDELIREGYLSQTDLDLSTSQTPHRSSRQDQLQSSSMSQNRAEDERRELRMWMRRRQRERLAAYQKHRETLREREHKPFSSSAAVYSATKNRATSLRSREEKEKALLLEQYNKGTREAFSLVNDFLTSPASTLSLSQTEGPQVASTTHSSFAPPSGSTHRVDSNINNKRSLKPQSGQTPASRHPQFAEVQVRPSDDYHRRLGLHRPVTFLPKDRLSQVTKRGMLKSPSKLPAASHSKEQHVRYQRKTEVNRSSSEGTAVRRGILREQTRPEEREEMDRSGFNRLQEELQYNIALAGLLDEHGDASRSEMDWLDNLSESGSSNLSKIDWEAIERMAAGEEV, encoded by the exons GAAGACTGCTGCAGGAGTCCCAGAAGTAGTTCAGATAATTACTTCTTTTCAGG GAAATTCCACAAGGCTGTCCCTCCAGGTTTCCTGTGATGGGACACGTGTGCTACTGGTGGCCATAACTGGGCAAGTTTTCCTGTGGGAATGTATAGATGTGAAGGATTTGACAGGATTGCGAGATGGTCCGGTCAAAGGACACTGGGCTCTGATAAAGTCCCTAGAAGACACCATCCTGCCTTCTTCCCAAGACAAAGAAGCATCCCAGCACACAATTTTTGTCAAGACAGAG GTTATGGGTGATAGCTGCTTATCAGCCTTTGTTTTCACATCTGGGGAGAAGCTTGTTATCACTTGCCTTAAAATTGAATGGAAAGAAGGTCACGTGAAATCAGG ttctgtGGGATACAGGATACAGTGGGCCACTAAGACGTATCCCATGTCTCGTCTCACTCCACCCTGCCAACCAGTGAAGTCCAGAGGGGCTTTGGTGCCAGCCTTCTCACCAGATGGCCGAATGTTAGCCATTGTTCTGAACCAGAGGAAACCTAAG GCTACACAGGTCCTCTTTGTGAGCATGCAGAATTTTGTCTCGATATCAAGTGGCCTCGGAGGATGTGGAAGTAAGAAAATGGAGATCCCCTCCAAATACATAAG gtCCTATTGGGTGGGCAATGTCAGTTGGTCCCCTGGAGGCCTTTTCTTCGCCTGTGTTTTGAAGCGAGGCTCCCTTCTTATGCTGCCTCGCCTTGGGGGTCTGCTCACTTTAACAAGCTCTGGTTGCAATGTCGACTTTGGGCCTGCACACTTCCTACCCCTGCACCCTCTTGTCACTTACCG TCCACCCATGTCTACAAAGAATGGGGAAGCCTCTTTGTCCAGCTCCAGTTTGTCTGTGCGGGACGTGATGAGACAGCGGTATTCTGTGACCTGGCATCCACGACTGTTGTATCTCATTGTGTCTGATGGTTACATGGCCACAGTGATGAGGGTGTTAGACAGGCCTTCTCCTGCCCTGTTACTAAAAACACTTCTGAAGGACACAAGAAAAGATCTTGAGAAGACCAGCCGAATGCTGGATGAATCACAG agTCATGTAAAGGCATGGTTGGACTCGGTATCCTGCTTGAATCTGGACCTCAGCCTGGATGTATTCAGTCCCACTAGTACATGTCGACCCAAGACCACAGGCTCTTTCATTTCAGCAGCCACAAATGGATCCACTTTGCCTCAATTTCTGCTGGACCAGCAGACACTGGGTGTCACAAAGGAGCTTCTTGAAAACATACAA GCTGTCTTTGAAGATGACTCTGATCTAGATGGACTTCCTGCCGGTTCTCATGTGGAGGATGGTGGTCGTTTGGAGTTTGCATCAATGTTTGACACGATCCATGCCCTagagacacacactgacacCGCATTTGTTACTGGCCAAGATTATGAAACTGACTCTGTTGAAATGGAGAGAGAGACTCTTCTTCACCGTGAACTTGGGAAGATCCAGAGTAGACTGTTGACTGCGTGGGCCTTTGGCATCTCTCTTGGAAATGCAGTGGAACACAGAGCTCCTCTGCTGAGGCGCACCCTCCACTTTGTGGTTCGATTTGCTGCTTTACTCCATTTGGTACCCAACTCTGTCATCCATACAGGAAGAATGAATACCTCGCCATTTACTTGCCTCTCACAGCTCATCAAgacccttttttctttcctttcctggGATACTGTTCACTCAGATGGGCCCAACTGCTTAGGGCTGATGGTGGAGTTCACGAAACAGATAATATGCCTTATTCTAAACCCTCATCCTGACTCCAAACACATGAGCCAATGCCTTGTATCATCTGAAAGTCTATCCAGAGTCATGCTTATATTGCAGCTTATCTCTGATTCTCTTGACCACACTTACTGCTTGCAACAAGAATCTGACTGGCCCTCTATCGAGAAGGAATCTGCTTCACATCCACCGCAGCTCTCGCCTTCAGATATATATCATGTGCCTCAGTTACAGGATGAGAAAGAGGAGAAATCAATTTTTGTACCTCAAGCTCAACCTGTTCCTCAGCGACCGTCCAGCAG ATTGTTGGGAGTGTGGCAGCTGGTGTACAGGGTCACCCAGCAGTATAAAGAGGAACTAAAAAGATTTAAAGGCTGTGATGGCTGGGACGAGGAAGATCAGCATTTGTCTGTCATCATGTCCCAGATTCAGACAGCACTGCAGGATATTGGAGAAAGACTAGAAGAGGGCCCCGCACTGCTGAGTTATCCAG GTGAACATCTTTTCCTGTGTGGCTTATACCCACAAAGTGCAGATGTGTGGCGGTTACAGATTTGTCAAGAGAGTGAAAAAA GTTGTGATCGTAGTGTCTTTCAGCAGACACGGCTTTGTCTGGCTCTCCTGTATAGTCTGCTATCACAGTACCAGCTAAAAGAAGCCCAGCAGCTGGGGGACCACATGTCTCAACTGATACTGTACAGGGCTCGACAGGAGAAGGACAGCGTGACCTCCAAAACCTCATCTTTGA ATTCTCTTCCTTGCCCATGGCTCCCGATGGACCTTCACAGTGACGCTGCCTTTGCGGTGGTTCAGACACTGGGGAGATTCATGGCCTCTTACTTCACCAACCAGCTGCTCTTCATCCTGCCCCCTCACAATGTTGTAGTTCTGCCTCCACTACATCTACCTCATG CCCCTAGTGTTGAGCGTGTGGTGTCGTTGTGCCAAGAGGAGGTGGCTCGCGCAGTTCGACAGCAGCATCTTTCAGAAGTATGGACAGTGGACTATGCTCAGGACCTGCTCCTCATAGGGGGTCTACTTCCTGAGTCTGTTTGGTTGGCTTATCATCTGGGGGACTGGAAAACAGCAGTGTCTCTGAGCCTGGCGTACACCAGTTACTGCACCAACCATTTTGACTTCACTCG GCTCAGGAGGAGAGAGCTCCACCTACCAGCAGTTTTAGAACCAGAAAGCATTTTTCAGGCAGAGTTGGAGTCTTTTCTGGGCAACAAGACTGCCTCCCAAGACTGCATTGATAAAGATGCAGACAAGAGCTTATCAG ATCCTTTGGAAGGAGAAGATTGGGACTTGTTACAGATCTCCATACAGGAGATTCTGAAAGCTTCAGTCATTGCAGGACTGAATGTTTTATCTTCACCCTTGTCTACCTTGCTGGACAAAGCCAAAGACCTGTGTTCTTCCCTACCTACCTTGGTGCCCATTGGACTGTATCTTCCTTCCCCACCTCTCTACTGTCCACAGCCTTCTCCCAACACACAG GATCAAATCGGGACAGAGGGGCAGTTTGCAGAAATCACATGTCGACACAAAGTCTCTATGGATCTCCAAAGATTAGTGTTGCTCCTAAGATCTGGCCGGTGTTGCCGTCCTGCTGCTCAGTGGTACATCAGCTCTCTGCGCCGTGCCAGACACCTGCTACACAAG ATCAAGAAGAAGTATTCTTATCGATCCGCTGCTGAGGAGGAAAAGGCTTTCCCAGATGGACTGATGAAGTTCATCACTCGTAGTAGTTTTTTCAGAAGGGGGCCGAATAATGATGGTCACCTGGACTCTGACAGCATTCAGACTATTA TTGTTTTCAGGGAGCTGTGTGCTCTATGCTGGATGCTGCATGTCAGAGACCAGCTCTCAATATGTTGCAGGAGGTATCAGGCTGCCAGAGAGCATGTTACAGATGAAAAG TTTTCTGGAGATTCTGAAGTGAATTCCGCCTGTGTTGATGCTCTCCTTTGGGCCTGTCGACTTCTGCCTTTCTCACGCTTCCTCAGTGCTGATGAAATTCTTCAAGACATACTGCTCAGCCTCATGTCTGAACTACCTCCTGTGTCTCTG GTTGCAGACACACTTGTAAAAGCCTTCCCAGAGGAGAAAGAGTCTGTCAGAGTCCCTTTGAGAGAAAAGTATAACTCGCTGTTGGAGAGGCTGAGGCAGTGCAATGTGCTTG ATGGGGAAAAAGAAGAAGGCAACGAGCTCATGGTGATTCTCATTCAAGACAAACACAGGCAAAGGAGGAAACATCTGGCACGACTAGAAAGGCACTTGGCTCCCCCTGTGCTAAATCTGTGGGAGAAAGAAGAAGCAGAGGAGGATGATCGGGAACATGGGATGTCCATGTTAGGGCAGCTGTCACTGGGTACAAGTCTGAGTACCAGCACCATAACTGACTGTGGGTTCCCATCAGTGCGAAGTGATGGAGACACAGCAGATGATACATCTGGGGCAGTCTCTCCTGAACAGTATTCTAGAGCCATGACCAG AGTCaaaagaaaggagaaagaaagagaaaatgagaaGAAGACTGCTGTTAAGATTGAAAGCGTAATTCAAGAGGAGAGTCACCAAGGCAGTGCCAAGGAAATAAAGGAGCCCTCCCCACCAGTGGTTGGGACCTGGGAGTTTGAGCTGGAGGATGAGGAGTACTTGAGTTTCCTGGAGCTCTTCCTCAGCTACGTGCTAGAGAAGGATAGTACCGATGGTGGGGACTCGAGCATTGAACTTCCTTTGTTTAAGGCCTACTGCTCTGAGCTGAGGAAGAAGGAGTTGCATTCTCTCACCTTTGACGTGCTCACCACCATACATCGTCGTCAAAGAGATGGGCTCAATCCAGCAAGAAAACACCCAGGCCATGATCCACCTGTATTCAGAGCTGGTTATTGCTACAGACCTGTAAAACGTGGCACAACACCTGAACTGCAAACTTCCTCTGTCTGGAATGAAATCCCCATAACCAGGTCTAACCTTTCTGTCAGTTCTCATCCTGGACTGAGAATAGGGGGGCAAAAAGGTTTGTTTGGCCTCCGACAGCAAAGCAGTGTGCCTTTAGACCAAAGAGTGATGGGAGGGCTCTCTGGTAGTGAAAGTAGGCCTAATCAAAGTGCCTTAACCACTGCACAGCCATCAGATAACATATTTAGTCCTTCAGTGTCTGTGGAAGCTGTAACTGAATTGCAGCAGGGCTTGGATACTAAATTGGAATCTAAGTTTCCAGAACTGGGCAGGCTGCTGGTGTGGATGGTTCGCTGGGCTGACAAAAGGGTGCTAATGGGGCATCATGGTAGAGTAAAGAAAGATAAAGGAGGAAAAGTTGGACGAACAGCAGATGAAGGTGTAGTGATTCGCGTCAAAGCCTCAGCACCTGCCATCCTTACTTCCCTCAGTTTGCTGGAGCGCAGGTACAAGGCTCAACTTGGGATGGACTGCTTTAGCGCCCACTTCCGAGTCCCAGAAATGGAATGGAGAGTAGCCCCTGTGCTGCAGTCTGAGGTGGAAAGTaaactagaaagagagagcagtgtTGACACAGGTTACCCCGGATCAGCTAACACTCCTGTCACTGGTCTAGATCACATCCTACAGCAAGGAGAACTATCCAT TGGTTCTCATATAGATGAACCAGAAGAGCTGACAAGTCACCAGAGTCCTCCCCCTGCTGTCCAGAATCAGCTGACTTTTGATGCGCCACACAGACCGTCAAGTCCAATACAGCCATCTCTCGATGACTTAGATGTTACACCTGAAAAAGACT gcaaacacagtgacagtgaggGCTTGGATGTGTTGTCTTCTGGTCCCAGTGGAAAAAGCTGCACACCCGACACA agtTTAAAGCTTGCAGACCTAGACTGCTCAGAAAAAGCTGACGATATGTCCAGTTCCACCTCTGT TCATGCTGGAAGCGTACAAGAACCTCCACACCCAGAGCCTCCTGCTCCTTCCATTATACAGTCTGAGGCTACAGTCCAGGCAGAAACCACTGATTCAGCTGGCATGCCACCCCCCAAACCATCTGTAGCTCCTTCAAACTTTCATCCACAAAGCTCCACAGCTAGTGGAGCCACTGCATATTCTCCAAACTCCAATCAGCCGTCAACCACCCACATTCCACCAATGAGAGAAAGTCTGGGTGAAGACTTACTCAGGCTGGTTCAG CATATCAACTACATGAGTCTGAGAGAGGTTTTGGGAGTTACATTTGCCAACCTACAACTTGCCCAGCAGAGTGCTTGTTTGACCCACCCAGACATGAACTCCTCAGACCCTAATGTGCCATCATCTTCTACTACCAGATTCATTCCTGAACCAAGCGCCTTACCCAATCAAGCTACCGTCTCTGTGCCACATCCAGTACAGGCATATTCAGGATCCAAGAATACCCAGTTCATTCACACCCATACACGCAGACCTCCAGACCAGCCTGCCAAGCAGCAGACACAGACAAAAGCTCTGCTGTCTAGTACAACCAGTGTAAATTTTcag GAAATGCAGCCACTCTCCGTCCAGGCGGACTCGGCAGATGTTCAGCTGTTTGAGAGCAGGAAGTTAATCCCCTCCTCCGAGGGCCTTCTCGCCACCACAGACACTGTTCACAGCACTCCTGTGTTGCAGCCTTATAATGGTAGCAACCAAAATGACTCTGTTCCACAGGTTTTGGGTCTGAAGTTACCCCAGCAGAATGCCCCGCAGTGTTATCCGGCCCAAAACCCCCAAGCATTGCACACTTTAAATCCTGCAACCTCAAAATTTGATCAGAAAAAGTTGCACAGTGACCAAACCACCTTAAAGAAAGCAGATGGGTCTTCAGTTCCAAAAAGACAGCTGAATTTTAATCCTCCACACAATCCTACTCCCAGAAACTCTCAAAATCAGATTTGGCCATCAGAGCAGTCCAGAGGTCAAGAGTTCTCCCTACTCCCTCACGCTTTTCCAGCTCACACACCTGCAGCAATGCAGGGCCTTCGCCTTCTGCACTTACAGTCTGTTTCTCAAAGCAACATCAAATTCCCCAGATTGCCTTCTTCTCCCAGACATCCTCCTTTGATTGCAGCTCCAATTAGAGAAGCACCTGCGATCAAGCTTCTACATATTAACTCTGAACCAAAAATG AAGTTGCCTTTGGCCACTGCTTCAACCCATGTAACTCGTCTCTTTTCGATGGAAGATTTGACTAACTTAGTGAAGAGAAACCCAAATGCTGAAGAGGCTCGGCTGCAGTTACTTAGAGTAGACCCATCTGCTGAAACAACTAGAAGAGACCCCACTTCTTCCACCTCTATCTCCAGCAAGAG GCTGAAGAGGAGAGAGGGGAAGGCGAGAAAAACAGAGGTCACATTCAGACCAAATGACTCTATCATTCCTACACATGAG CCAGCTGGACTTCCTGTGAGTGAAGAGCCTGCAGCTGCCAAAGAGATCATCCCTGAACAGGATATTCCCATTCTTCCTG AACCTTTTGACTCTTCACTGACTGGTCAGAGATTATTGGACAGAGTTATGTCCACTTCAGCTGAGCTCCATGCCTTTGCTTCCACATGTAAACGGCCCCCAGAGTGCCATGATGCTTCCACCAACACAGATGCAG gttATACTCCCAAGCTTGTGGATAAAGCTGTATCTGTCCAGGCTGGCAGCCCTAAAT CACAAAATTCTGGGGATTTCCGGGCGTGCACTGAAGTCACTATTCAGAACACCAAGGAGCCAAGACAGGAGGAAGAGAAAGTTTTG gagaTGGGCAGCCGCCAGTTCATAAGTGTCTTAGATCTAGAGGAAAGGAGGCACCATAAGGATCTTCCATTCATCCACCCTCCTTCACCTACATCTGCTCAGCTTCATGTTCTTGCAACCTCTGTTATCAGGAGTGATGATGTCAGTGCCGATCCGCAAGCATCAGTCACAATTCCAGAGCATCTCCTGAAACCCACGACTCAACCAG ATATTCCCGAGGAGTCCCCTTCAGTCAGCCACATTGAGCCCAGCAGGGTTTTCGAGAGAAACACTCCAAACAACAGCGAGACGGTTGATTTGTCTGACTCTGAGATCCTTCAGGCTATAAAGACCCAGAGCTCTGAACCACCCAGAGTCTCCTCTTCATCTCCTATAGTCTGGTTCTCCTCTTGCCTCTCAGAGCTGGATTCCAAGTTGGCTGCTCTACAGAACATTGCAGATCATTTGGAGAAGGACTTCTCAAACTCCAGGGTG CTGGTTAACACTATTGAAAAGCACAAGCCAGAGAAGGCTCCTTTTGTGAAGACGACCACAGCAGTAAAGAAAGCTGTCAGACTCACTGTCCCTAAGAAAG CATGGGCACCTGATGTGGACATTTTACCTGAACTGAGTGAATCCCAAGAAGATGATGAAAATCAAGAAGAGGAGTTTGTGTTTGATTCCAGTCCTGAAAGAACACCTTCTTTTCATTATTCCACTTCTCCTCACGGTCACAGAGCTGGTCTTTCCCACCTAAACAGCCCACCAA GAATGGAAGCTCAGTTAAATGAAACATTCATGATATCTCATGC ATCGCCAGATGAGAGTCTGGGTCAGACTGAGCTATCCGATACAGCAGAAATCTTAGACGAGTTGATAAGAGAAGGCTATTTATCTCAGACTGACTTGGATTTGTCCACCTCACAGACTCCACACCGTAGCAG CAGGCAGGACCAACTGCAGAGTAGCTCCATGTCGCAGAATCGTGCAGAGGATGAGAGAAGAGAGCTGAGGATGTGGATGAGAAGAAGACAGAGGGAAAGACTGGCTGCTTatcaaaaacacagagagaccctgagagagagggagcacaAACCTTTCTCTTCTTCAGCAGCAGTG TATTCGGCAACCAAAAATAGAGCAACCAGTTTGAGAagcagagaggaaaaagaaaa GGCCCTGCTTCTTGAGCAGTACAACAAGGGGACCCGTGAGGCTTTTTCTTTGGTCAATGACTTTCTCACCTCTCCTGCATCCACATTAAGCTTGTCACAGACTGAAGGACCTCAGGTGGCCTCCACCACACACTCTTCCTTTGCTCCTCCCTCAGGCAGCACTCACAG GGTTGACAGCAATATCAATAATAAAAGAAGTCTGAAACCCCAGTCAGGACAAACCCCAGCCAGCCGTCACCCACAATTTGCTGAAGTGCAGGTACGGCCTTCTGACGATTACCACAGGAGACTGGGACTACACCGACCAG tGACCTTTTTGCCAAAGGACCGCTTGTCTCAGGTGACCAAACGTGGTATGCTCAAGAGCCCAAGTAAACTTCCTGCAGCGAGCCACAGTAAGGAACAGCATGTCAGGTACCAGAGAAAGACGGAAGTGAACAGAAGTTCTTCAGAAGGAACTGCAGTAAGGAGAGGGATCCTGAGGGAGCAGACAAGGCCGGAAGAGCGAGAAGAGATGGACCGATCAGGGTTCAATAGGCTGCAGGAGGAGTTGCAGTATAACATA GCTTTGGCAGGGCTTTTGGATGAGCATGGTGATGCTTCCAGATCAGAGATGGACTGGCTGGATAATCTCTCTGAGAGTGGAAGCAGCAACCTGAGCAAAATAGACTGGGAAGCTATTGAGAGGATGGCGGCTGGAGAGGAAGTCTGA